A genomic segment from Janthinobacterium sp. 64 encodes:
- a CDS encoding TonB-dependent receptor domain-containing protein, translated as MSVRPQQPTPLALAIMLAFAAPASALAQQATTLPAVTVSASALALGSDDMSTPVTVLEGEALVLARAATLGETLAGQPGITSSHFGAGASRPIIRGMDGPRVKVLSDGAEVQDASTISPDHAVAAEPMLSEQIEVLRGPSALAYGGGAVGGVVNVIDKKIPTRVPAKGVEGSAEVRANSAAREKAGAFEVTGGSGNIAFHAEGVKRDAKEYKVGSGWEGGSKVGGSYNKTDTGSVGVSWVGQRGFLGLAFTSQNAEYGLPGHNHEFESCHPHGTHLHCGGHEGHGHGDEEEHDHEHEDGAVPYVKLKSERWDVRGELRDPVPGFAKLRLRAAFTDYKHDEIEGTQIATTFKNKGHDARLEMEHHPVFGWRGVVGLQTSKRDFSALGEEAYVAPTVTKKHAAFLVEEYKLDQWRFEAGLRHEWQDITVDSATLQNRSAKGTSVSLGAVWKFAPQYSLGSTISRTHRLPSAEELYAHGVHMATATYELGNENLGKETSNNIDLTLRKYAGATTFSASAYRNKVDNYIFGSTLDSHEGFQLIQYAQRDATFTGVEGQIRQQLNPMFGASVFGDYVRAKLAAGGGNLPRIPAQRFGVKFDANWQAWSGVAEFYRVSKQDKVAAFETATPGYNMLNLSANYDTRIGTTPAQFYIKANNLTNELAYSHTSFIKNAAPLMGRNVTIGMRVTF; from the coding sequence ATGTCCGTACGCCCTCAACAACCGACTCCCCTCGCGCTGGCCATCATGCTGGCCTTTGCCGCCCCCGCCAGCGCCCTGGCGCAGCAGGCGACAACCTTGCCTGCCGTCACCGTCTCGGCCAGCGCGCTGGCCCTGGGCAGCGACGACATGAGCACGCCAGTCACCGTACTCGAAGGCGAGGCACTGGTGCTGGCAAGGGCTGCGACCTTGGGCGAAACCCTGGCCGGCCAGCCCGGCATCACGTCCAGCCATTTCGGCGCCGGCGCCAGCCGTCCCATCATCCGCGGCATGGATGGCCCGCGCGTGAAAGTGCTGTCCGATGGCGCCGAAGTGCAAGATGCCTCGACCATCAGCCCCGACCATGCGGTGGCTGCTGAACCGATGCTGTCGGAACAGATTGAAGTGCTGCGCGGCCCGTCCGCGCTGGCCTACGGCGGCGGCGCCGTCGGCGGCGTGGTCAATGTGATCGACAAGAAAATCCCCACGCGCGTGCCTGCGAAAGGTGTTGAAGGCAGCGCGGAAGTGCGCGCCAACTCGGCCGCGCGCGAAAAGGCGGGCGCCTTTGAAGTGACTGGCGGCTCCGGCAACATCGCTTTCCACGCGGAAGGCGTCAAGCGCGACGCGAAGGAATACAAGGTCGGCAGCGGCTGGGAAGGCGGCTCGAAAGTCGGCGGCAGCTACAACAAGACGGACACGGGCAGCGTGGGCGTGTCGTGGGTGGGTCAGCGCGGCTTCCTGGGCCTGGCCTTCACCAGCCAGAACGCAGAGTATGGATTACCTGGCCACAACCACGAATTCGAAAGCTGCCACCCGCACGGCACGCATTTGCATTGCGGCGGCCACGAAGGCCACGGCCACGGTGATGAAGAGGAACATGACCACGAGCACGAAGATGGTGCCGTTCCCTACGTGAAACTGAAGAGCGAACGCTGGGACGTGCGCGGCGAATTGCGCGATCCCGTGCCCGGCTTCGCCAAACTGCGCCTGCGCGCCGCATTCACCGATTACAAGCACGACGAAATCGAAGGCACGCAAATCGCCACCACGTTCAAGAACAAGGGCCACGACGCGCGCCTGGAAATGGAGCACCATCCCGTCTTCGGCTGGCGCGGCGTAGTGGGCCTGCAAACATCGAAGCGCGATTTCTCCGCCCTGGGCGAAGAAGCGTACGTGGCGCCAACGGTAACGAAGAAACACGCGGCCTTCCTGGTCGAGGAATACAAGCTCGACCAATGGCGCTTCGAAGCGGGCTTGCGCCACGAATGGCAAGACATCACGGTCGACAGCGCCACCCTGCAAAACCGCAGCGCCAAGGGCACATCGGTCTCGCTGGGCGCCGTGTGGAAATTCGCGCCACAGTACTCGCTCGGTTCGACCATCTCGCGCACGCACCGTTTGCCCAGCGCCGAGGAACTGTATGCGCACGGCGTGCACATGGCCACGGCCACATATGAGCTGGGCAATGAAAACCTGGGCAAGGAAACGTCGAACAATATCGACTTGACCTTGCGCAAATATGCGGGCGCCACGACGTTCTCGGCCAGCGCCTACCGCAACAAGGTCGATAACTACATCTTCGGCTCCACGCTGGACAGCCACGAAGGCTTCCAGCTGATCCAGTACGCCCAGCGCGACGCCACCTTTACGGGCGTCGAAGGGCAGATCCGCCAGCAACTGAACCCCATGTTCGGCGCCAGCGTGTTCGGCGACTACGTTCGGGCCAAGCTGGCCGCCGGCGGTGGCAACTTGCCGCGCATCCCCGCCCAGCGTTTCGGCGTGAAGTTCGACGCCAACTGGCAGGCGTGGAGTGGCGTGGCCGAGTTCTACCGCGTGAGCAAGCAAGACAAGGTCGCCGCGTTTGAAACGGCAACCCCGGGCTACAACATGCTGAACCTGTCCGCCAACTACGACACGCGCATCGGCACGACGCCGGCCCAGTTCTACATCAAGGCGAACAACCTGACGAATGAGCTGGCTTACAGCCACACCTCGTTCATCAAGAATGCGGCGCCGTTGATGGGGCGCAATGTGACCATCGGTATGCGCGTGACTTTCTAA